One genomic region from Nostoc sphaeroides encodes:
- a CDS encoding cytochrome c biogenesis protein CcdA gives MLDNLQTQIYQLEQFANIVVSNQLTHLSVVSVGIIFAAGLLTSLTPCMLSMLPITIGYIGGYEAKSRLQAAAQSTWFALGLATTLAGMGIIAAFVGKVYGQVGIGLPIIVSIIAILMGLNLLEALPLQFPSLGETNWISPDLPAGLRSYLLGLTFGLVASPCSTPVLASLLGWIANTQDLIFGAVLLLSYTAGYVAPLILAGTFTASIKKLLELRRWSGWINPVSGALLVGFGVFSLISRIPLGSF, from the coding sequence ATGCTTGATAACCTGCAAACCCAAATTTACCAACTAGAACAATTTGCCAACATCGTCGTTTCTAACCAACTAACACACCTTAGCGTGGTAAGCGTTGGTATTATCTTTGCTGCTGGCTTGCTTACCAGTCTTACACCCTGTATGCTTTCTATGCTGCCAATTACCATTGGTTACATCGGCGGTTATGAAGCTAAAAGCCGCCTCCAAGCAGCGGCCCAATCAACTTGGTTTGCTTTAGGTTTAGCAACTACATTGGCAGGGATGGGTATTATAGCAGCTTTTGTCGGAAAAGTCTACGGTCAAGTAGGAATTGGTTTGCCGATTATCGTCAGCATTATCGCCATTCTTATGGGGCTGAACTTATTAGAAGCGCTACCTTTGCAATTTCCATCCTTGGGCGAAACGAATTGGATTTCGCCAGATTTGCCAGCAGGATTGCGTTCTTATTTGCTGGGGCTGACTTTCGGCTTAGTCGCATCCCCTTGTAGCACACCTGTTTTAGCTAGTTTGTTGGGTTGGATTGCCAATACACAAGACTTAATTTTTGGGGCTGTTTTGCTACTTTCTTACACAGCCGGTTATGTAGCACCACTGATTTTAGCGGGTACTTTTACAGCTTCAATTAAAAAATTACTAGAATTGCGTCGCTGGTCTGGTTGGATTAACCCAGTTAGCGGGGCGCTGTTGGTAGGATTCGGTGTATTTTCTTTAATTTCTCGAATTCCCCTTGGCAGTTTTTAA